The Chengkuizengella sediminis genome contains the following window.
CTCAAGATGAGATTTCCCAATTTAGTAAGACCCCTTGAAGACGACGAGGTTGATAGGTTCGGGGTGGAAGTGCAGCAATGCATGGAGCTGACGAATACTAATCGGTCGAGGGCTTATCCAAATATATACTCAAAAAAGTGAGTTCATCATAGCTGATTCCCAGTTCATGGATGAACTGGTGTCGGAATTGCCACAGGAAGTGGCAGTTTATGATCGACCGAGTACTTTTTCGGGGCCCAGTAACAAATGTAATTCCATTTATAATTCTTTGTTTCGCATCTAGTTTTCAGGGAACACTATACATAATGACGCGGGGTGGAGCAGTCTGGTAGCTCGTCGGGCTCATAACCCGAAGGTCGTAGGTTCAAATCCTGCCCCCGCAACCAATTACATATGGAGCTGTGGTGTAGAGGCCTAACATGCCTGCCTGTCACGCAGGAGATCGCGGGTTCGAATCCCGTCAGCTCCGCCATCAAAAAAGAACTGGAAGTTCTTTTTTTTATGCTTACAAATAAGAGGGATGTTGAACCCAGAAGGGTTCGTCGGAGCATAAACTTCGGGAGGAATACATCGCAGTCTCGTAACGAAGTGAAGAGTATCCCGTCAGCTCCGCCATTAAAATAAGAACCGAAGGAATGAAGGTTCTTTTTTTGTTGGTAACTAGGGATGATGAACCCATAGGGGTTCGTCGAAGCATAAACTTCGGGAGGAATACATCGCAGTCTTTAACTACATGTGGCTAAGGGGTCCCCGGAAAGTAATCGGTGAATACATAGAATCATAAGCGTCACTTTTTGGGGTATATACAGTCAGCTCCGCCATCAAAAAAGAACTGGAAGTTCTTTTTTTCTAGTCTGAAGTTGAATTAGCTATGAAATAGCGGGAATTTTTGGTCTTATCTTTAAAAAATTAGCCCAAAGTAAAAATTAGCGGGAATCCGTGGTCTTATATCATTCATATTCACATCAAACTACCATATCTAGCCTTGAAACAGCAATTTAAGACCATAATTTCCCGTTATATTATGAAATTCTTTAGATCGTACGGAATAAGACCTTTTATTTCCTTTAGTTTTTAGTTTTTCTTTAAGCAAGTCTCCTCTAGTTCCAAAATGAAATAAGACAAAGGGACTTCCATTATGGAGTCCCTTTTATAAATTTTAGATTATTCTATATTAGTCCTTAAATTCTTGATATATAACTACTCTTGTTTGTTTCTGTATCTACGAATGAAAAAGATCACTGTAACTGTAATCAGTCCTAAAATGATTAAAATAGGTGAATTACCAATCAGGAGAATAAATAAATTTGAAAAGAAGTGTATGATTCCATTCATTGAGTTTACAAATTGTTCTTTTGTTTTAGCCCAAACATTTAAATTTTTATTATTTAACTCAGGGACACTGATTTTCTCTTCATTGATGGAAATAGAGACACTTGCCAAGGCACTATGATTTTGTAAGTAAATCATTCTGCCCTTAATTTGCTCAATTTCCTCTTGAATTCTAGCCAGACTATCTGATATTTTTAATAAATCTTCCGTTTTATCTGCATTTTCCATAAACCCTAAAAGTCTTTCTTCAACAATCTCTTTTGATTTCATACGTGACTCTAAATCTACATATTCTTCGGTTACATCTGTACCAGATATATTTCGATTCGTTACATTTATACTTAGAGCTTCTACTTCTTCTAAAAATTTAGTAAATTGAGCTTGAGGAATTCTTACATCAAGTTGTGCACTTATATTTTGTTCTGAATGACGATATACTGATGAATTTACGATATACCCTTTCATATGTAATAAAATTTGCTCTATTTTTTGTTGAGTTTGTAAATAATCCTCTACATCGATAGATAGGTTAGCATTGTAAATGATCATTCTTTCTGTATTTTTTTGAACAGATTCAGACTGTATTTCTTCATAACTTTCATTGGACTCACTAAAATATACATCAGCATCAGCTTCATCAAAAATTGCTTCTTCTCCTGACGATTCCTCAGTTGCGATTGATGATAGATCATTACTAATTTTTTCAACACTACTGCAAGCAGCCAATAGAACCGAAACTACCCCAATCATAAAAATAAACCTTATTTTCTTTTTCATCTGTATTTCCCCCTTTTTATAATGAACGTAGTTAAAATATAAAATGTTTCACCATTAGAATTATTTTATGAATGTTAATTACACGAAATAATCATAATTTCTCAAAGTGAAAAAACCCAAAATATGAAACTTTGATTGTCGTTTCATTTTATGGGTTTTGTTTTCATTACTAATAGTATATGCTTGTTCATTAAATCAATCATCTTTTCTCGGTTTGGTTATAACTCTATAATATCGATCTCCATTTTTTGAATTGTAATAAACTTGTTTACGTTCCTTTGAAATGGGATCAATAAAGATCTCATTTGTTTCTTCATAACCAGGTGGAATTTTATCACCGTCTTGGAAATCTGCTCTTCTATCTAAAAGGGGTTGAAGAAGAAGTGCTCCTAAGATGATCAGAATAGGTGTAAAAGCAAAAAAATAGAAAAAGGAATCCATTATTCATCAGCTACCTTTTCTACAATGACAGCCGTACCATAAGCAGCAACCTCACTTAATTGTCCATTTGAACCAGAATCAAAACGCATCATGATGATGGCGTTTGCACCCATCACACTTGCATTTTCTACCATACGATCAATGGCTTGTTTTCTTGAATCCTCAAGTAATACAGTATATTCTTTTATTTCTCCCCCAACTAATGAGCGTAAACCTGCCACAATGTCATTTCCTATCCCTCTTGCACGTACAACAACGCCAAATACAGGTCCTTTTGTCTCTTTCACTTTGTAACCTTTTAAATTTTCTGTTGTTACAACGATCATGTTATTACCTCATTTCTTTTTTAAAGTGAATGTTTTAGAAAAGTACATATTATTTCATACTATTTATACGATTAGATTCTGTATTGTGTTTCAAATTATTCTTTCCATTTTATGATTTGTTAATGTTCTTATGAGTGTTCGATTTTGATTTAGACATCATTTTGACTATTTAGTGTTTTTTGTTTATGAAATAGGGGTTTTTACCAACCCTTTTCAGGGAGTTCCCCGAATTACATATCCTACCTTTGAATCTACAATAAAAGTATAAATTAATTCTTTCTTAATTATAAGATCTGGAGGAGATTAGGATGCAGAGTTCAATTAAAAGATGGGAACCAGAAGATAAAACTTTTTGGACACAAACAGGAAGGAAAGTAGCGACTAGAAATCTATGGATATCAATTCCAGCTTTATTGTTAGCATTTTGTGTGTGGATGGTATGGTCCGCAGTAGCAGTTAACTTAAACAGTATTGGGTTTAATTTTACTGACAACCAATTATTTACTTTAGCAGCATTACCTGGTTTAGTTGGTGCAACATTGAGAGTGTTTTATAGTTTTATGGTTCCTATATTTGGAGGTAGAAACTGGACGATAATCACAACAGCGTCATTACTAATTCCAGCTATTGGAATAGGGATGGCAGTTCAAGATCCAACAACATCTTTTATGACAATGGCTATTTTATCTGCATTATGCGGATTTGGTGGAGGTAACTTTGCTTCTTCCATGGCGAATATCAGTTTCTTTTATCCAAAAGAGGTAAAAGGAGCAGCATTAGGATTAAATGCAGGCTTAGGTAATTTAGGTGTAAGTGTTGTTCAATTTTTAGTCCCTGTGGTTATAGGACTAAGCATGTTTGGAGTTTTTGGTGGAGAATCTCAAACGATGATTACGGACAGCGGGACAAGAGAAGTGTGGATGCAAAATGCAGCTTACGTTTGGGTTATACCTATTGTAATTACTTGTATCGCAGCCTTTTTTGGAATGAACAATTTAGCTTCAGCTCAAGCTTCTTTTAGAGAACAGGCTGTTGTTTTTAAAAGAAAACATACGTGGATTATGAGTTGGTTATATACGATGTGTTTTGGCTCTTTTATCGGTTATTCTGCAGCATTTCCTTTACTAATCAAAACACAATTTCCTGAAGTAAATCCATTACAATATGCTTTCCTTGGACCATTAGTTGGAGCACTGATTCGTCCTGTAGGAGGTTGGATGGCTGATAAATTAGGTGGAGCTCGTGTTACATTCTGGGATGTTATTATCATGATCATAGCAACTGGTGGAGTCGTTTACTTCTTAAATGCAGATAACTTCTGGGGATTCTTCCTTATGTTTATGATTTTGTTTATAACAACTGGGGTAGCAAATGGTTCTACGTTCCGTATGATTCCAGTTATATTTGAACCGAAAGAAGCAGCTCCTGTGTTAGGTTTCACATCTGCAATCGCAGCTTATGGTGCCTTCTTTATACCTAAAGCGTTTGGTACATCCATTTCTGCAACAGGTTCACCAAATGCAGCACTATATGCATTTATGGCATATTACGTTATTAGTTTGTTCGTCACTTGGTACTGGTATTCACGTAAAAATGCAGAAATCAAATGTTAGGGTGAGGGAATTCCCTGATATCATTTAAAAGAATCATTGTAAAAGATTTATGAATTGAAATTTAAGTGGGGGATCTGCCCTCACTTAAATTCATCTTAAGTTATTAGTATTAACATTTCTGAAAAATTTATCTGGATTTATAAGAAAGGAGGTTTTCCAAATGGGCAGCTTGCAACCAGAGATTGAGAAGCATTTAGAAGGTATTCGATTACTAAGCTCAAGTGATTTTGCAGGATTTGCTATCCTAGATCATCAAGAATATATCATTCGTTGGAAATACGTTTCTGGCAACCGAAACGAGCGTTATAAACGTATAAGACTTCGTCCAGGAAAAGGAATTGCTGGTCAGGTCATTAAACATGGTCGCCCTGTGATATTTGATTCTCAATATGATAAAAGGTTAATTGATCTTCGCGAATACCCCATATTACTCGCTGAAAGTTTGGAAGCTGTTGCCGCTGTACCTGTTACTTTGAAATATGCTGTTACTGGAGTATTGATGATAGGTAGCAGGATCCTAAGAGATTTTGATAAACAAACCGTTGAATTATTAGAAAGCATAGCGGAACAACTGGGTTCTATGATTCAAAATTATAATAAACAAGAAGATAGAGATATATTTCAATCAATTAGAACACCAAATTCAAATAAAACAAATAGAAAGTTAGGAGGTTAACCTGAATGAATACTAAAGTAAATCAAAATCAACCCTCCATTCAAAGAGCGTTTGTTTCTAGGTTTGCGATGCATCTATTTTTTACAATTCTGATTCTTTTCATAATGACTTATGTTGGATCAAGAATGTTTACTCATATGGATTTAAATTTATATGGTTACATGGTGGGTACGTTGGTATTTTTAATCGGTTTATTTTACCGCTTTTTAAGTTGGAGTGAAAGGCCACCTGCAAAATTAATGATCAAAAAAGGAAAAAAACTAATTTTTCGTAAAAAAACGGTTAAAACCACAACCACTGATATCGGAATGCAACGTTTCATATGGAATAGAGGTATTTATAGATGGTTTCAACATATGCTCATGGGATGGGGAGTGATTATCTCTTGTTTTGTAACTTTCCCATTAGTATTTGGATGGATGTATTTTACGATGGATGATAATGGATTTTATACGGTCGTTTTCATGGGCTTAAATTTGATGAAAATCAGTGCGGATGGGTTTTTAGCGTTCCTCTTTTATAACTCCTTAAACATTACAGCAATTATGGTTATTACTGGAGCAAGTATGGCCATTTATAGACGTTTGAAAAATTTGCAAGCTAGGGCTGAACAGACGGTTATATTTGATTTTATGCCCTTATATATGCTTCTTTTTATAAGTATTACGGGATTATTACTTACCGTGAGTAATGTGTTTTTCCATGGTTTTATCCAACCTGAATTATCACTAGTTCATCAATTTTCAGTGATTGTGACATTAATTTACTTACCTTTTGGTAAACTTGCTCATATTCCTATGAGACCTTTAGGTATCTATGTCAAAAACTACAGAGAGCATTATGCAAATCAATCCATGAAAAAATGTAAAGTTTGTAGCAATGAATTTGTATCTACTGAACAATCTAATGATGTGATACATGTCTTAGATCAAAACGCAATTCAATTTAAAAAAGAAGAGGGTTTCCACTTAGCAGAGTTATGTTTACCTTGTCGCCGAAATTATCGGATTTCAAAATTTAGTGGTGTAAAAACTCATCTAACAAAAGCAAAGGAGGCGAATCAAGATGCAAGGGGATAAAGCATTAAGAGAGATTCCGAAGAATGTCATCCATCCAAATGAAGAACTGATTAAAACACATTGTAGTTATTGTGGTATGCAATGTGGGATGAACCTTCGTGTAAACACTAAAACTAATAAAATCATCGGTGTAGAACCCCGATATGAGTGGCCTGTAACAGAAGGTAAAATGTGTCCTAAAGGAGTCACTGCATATCAACAAACAAATCATAAAGATCGCCTTTTAAAACCATTAATACGTGACGATGCTTCTAAAAAAGGAACAAAAGAGGGATTTCGTGAAGCTAGTTGGGATGAGGCTCTTGATCTTATTGTAAAGAACTTTAAAGCATTACAAGAGAAACATGGTGATGATACCTTATCTGTATATAGCGGTGTATCAATGACGAATGAAAAATGTTATTTAACAGGTAAATTTGCAAGAGTAGCATTAAAGACACGTTACATTGACTACAATGGTCGATTTTGTATGGCGAGTGCTGCAGGTGGTTCTTTAAGATCACTAGGGGTGGATCGTGGTTCCAGTTTACCTTGGACCGACTTACACCAAACAGATTGTCTATTTATTGCTGGTAGTAATACAGCAGAATGTCACCCTACTTCTATGTATCGAATATGGGAAGTGCAGAATCGTGGTGGGTATCTGATCGTTGTTGATCCTCGTGAGACACCGATTGCTAGACGTGCTGATCTTCATTTAGATTTAAAACCAGGTACGGATTTAGCTTTAGCGAACTGTATGGTGCATTTATTAATTAAAAATGGGCACATTGATGATGAATTTATTAATCAACATACTAACGGATTTGAAGAAACAAAAGAATTAGTAGAAATTTTCACACCTGAATATACAAGTGAAATTACTGGAGTATGTCCAGAAAAACTGATTAAAGCAGCAGAAATATATGGAAAAGCACCGAATGGCATTGTTCTGTTTGCTAGAGGAATTGAACAACAATCTAAAGGTGTAGATAATGTTTCTGGTTATATTAATATGTCTTTGGTCACAGGGAAAATAGGAAGACCTAAATCAGGTGTGGCTACGTTCACAGGACAGGGAAATGGACAGGGCGGAAGAGAACATGGGCAGAAATCAGATTTACTTCCGGGATATAGAAAGATTACCAATCCACAACATGTAAAGGAAGTATGTGAATTTTGGGGCATTACGCCTGAAGAAATGCCTGGACCTGGGGTTTCCGCATATGAATTGTTCGAACTCATGGAACAAAAGACCATTCGTGGAATGTACTTATTATGTTCAAATCCAGCTATATCTGCACCAAATTTAAATTTTGTAAGAAATGCAATGAAAAATTTAGACTTTATGGTTTGCAGTGATTTCTATTTATCCG
Protein-coding sequences here:
- a CDS encoding DUF4349 domain-containing protein, with amino-acid sequence MKKKIRFIFMIGVVSVLLAACSSVEKISNDLSSIATEESSGEEAIFDEADADVYFSESNESYEEIQSESVQKNTERMIIYNANLSIDVEDYLQTQQKIEQILLHMKGYIVNSSVYRHSEQNISAQLDVRIPQAQFTKFLEEVEALSINVTNRNISGTDVTEEYVDLESRMKSKEIVEERLLGFMENADKTEDLLKISDSLARIQEEIEQIKGRMIYLQNHSALASVSISINEEKISVPELNNKNLNVWAKTKEQFVNSMNGIIHFFSNLFILLIGNSPILIILGLITVTVIFFIRRYRNKQE
- a CDS encoding YbjQ family protein produces the protein MIVVTTENLKGYKVKETKGPVFGVVVRARGIGNDIVAGLRSLVGGEIKEYTVLLEDSRKQAIDRMVENASVMGANAIIMMRFDSGSNGQLSEVAAYGTAVIVEKVADE
- a CDS encoding NarK family nitrate/nitrite MFS transporter — protein: MQSSIKRWEPEDKTFWTQTGRKVATRNLWISIPALLLAFCVWMVWSAVAVNLNSIGFNFTDNQLFTLAALPGLVGATLRVFYSFMVPIFGGRNWTIITTASLLIPAIGIGMAVQDPTTSFMTMAILSALCGFGGGNFASSMANISFFYPKEVKGAALGLNAGLGNLGVSVVQFLVPVVIGLSMFGVFGGESQTMITDSGTREVWMQNAAYVWVIPIVITCIAAFFGMNNLASAQASFREQAVVFKRKHTWIMSWLYTMCFGSFIGYSAAFPLLIKTQFPEVNPLQYAFLGPLVGALIRPVGGWMADKLGGARVTFWDVIIMIIATGGVVYFLNADNFWGFFLMFMILFITTGVANGSTFRMIPVIFEPKEAAPVLGFTSAIAAYGAFFIPKAFGTSISATGSPNAALYAFMAYYVISLFVTWYWYSRKNAEIKC
- a CDS encoding GAF domain-containing protein; its protein translation is MGSLQPEIEKHLEGIRLLSSSDFAGFAILDHQEYIIRWKYVSGNRNERYKRIRLRPGKGIAGQVIKHGRPVIFDSQYDKRLIDLREYPILLAESLEAVAAVPVTLKYAVTGVLMIGSRILRDFDKQTVELLESIAEQLGSMIQNYNKQEDRDIFQSIRTPNSNKTNRKLGG
- a CDS encoding molybdopterin oxidoreductase family protein, with product MQGDKALREIPKNVIHPNEELIKTHCSYCGMQCGMNLRVNTKTNKIIGVEPRYEWPVTEGKMCPKGVTAYQQTNHKDRLLKPLIRDDASKKGTKEGFREASWDEALDLIVKNFKALQEKHGDDTLSVYSGVSMTNEKCYLTGKFARVALKTRYIDYNGRFCMASAAGGSLRSLGVDRGSSLPWTDLHQTDCLFIAGSNTAECHPTSMYRIWEVQNRGGYLIVVDPRETPIARRADLHLDLKPGTDLALANCMVHLLIKNGHIDDEFINQHTNGFEETKELVEIFTPEYTSEITGVCPEKLIKAAEIYGKAPNGIVLFARGIEQQSKGVDNVSGYINMSLVTGKIGRPKSGVATFTGQGNGQGGREHGQKSDLLPGYRKITNPQHVKEVCEFWGITPEEMPGPGVSAYELFELMEQKTIRGMYLLCSNPAISAPNLNFVRNAMKNLDFMVCSDFYLSDSAEFADVVLPTTTWSEDEGTVTNLEGRIIKINQAQKPIGESKTDWEIQVEIAKRYGKGKYFEHLKTAKDVADEFRLATKGGNADYSGATWEKIEKQNGVFWPCNEENATGTPHMFLDKKFYHPDGKAKICALPYRPPAEEPDEKYPLRLTTGRVVYHYLSGNQTRRIPFLKDMCPEPYVEIHPEMAMKYQIEHDEVIRLYTRRGEAYYKVKITEAIRKDTIFVPYHWDHEKSINLLTIPALDPMSRMPEFKVCAAQIEKK